The following DNA comes from Marinilabiliales bacterium.
CGATGGAAAGGATGGGTTTTGTATTCGGACTGGTACTGGCTTTACTGGTTGGTATAGTTATCATTGGCGGGATAAAGAGCATTGCCAGGGTGACTTCGAGGATAGTTCCGTTTATGGCTGTTCTCTATGTAGGGACCTCGCTCGTGATCATAATCATGAATATAGGCCAGATAGGTGAGGTCTTCTCGCTTATAGTGCGCGGTGCCTTCTCTGCCCCGGCCCTCAAGGGTGGCGTAATAGGGGTACTTATAACCGGTTTTCAGAGGGGGGCTTTTTCGAATGAGGCCGGCCTGGGATCCGCATCTATAGCGCATTCGGCTGCAAAGACAGATGAGCCGGTAAGCGAGGGGTTTGTGGCTCTCCTTGAACCCTTTATTGATACTGTGATCATCTGCACCATGACCGCTATGGTGATCATCTTTACGGGTATGTACAAGAATCCCGGGGGACTGGAGGGTGCTCCGCTGACCTCGGCTGCTTTTGCTACGGTGTTCAGCTGGTTTCCTTATTTACTTGGACTTGCAATCCTGCTGTTCGCATTCTCCACCATGATATCATGGTCATACTACGGGCTGAAAGGATTTGATTTTTTGCTGGGCGGTTTTTCCGTTCGTCTGTTTGGCAGCAAAAAGGTGGCTGCGGTAACATTCCAGCTTCTTTTCCTTTTCTTCATAGTGGTGGGGGCATCATCCAACCTTGGGTCGGTGATCGATTTTTCTGACATGATGATACTCAGCCTGGCCTTTCCTAATATCGCGGGACTTATAATACTGGCGCCCGAGGTGAAAAAAGACCTTGAATCCTACCTGAAAAGACTCAGATCGGGTGAAATCAAACCCTGCAGGTAAAATAATACCCTGCTTGTTTTTTTCCCGCTAATTTGGTAACTTATGTATGCAATAAGCTTTGCACCCACAGGACCAACAGCACCGGTATGGAAAAACTACGGCAGTTCCTGGCCTCCTGGCTCACCTTCACACGTTCTGAAAGGAACGGGGCGACGGCACTGGCTGTAATAATGATGCTTTTGCTGGTTCTTCCCTGGTTGTACGAGGTTGTGAGGGGACCGGCAGTTTACGAACCAGACCAGGAACTACTGGAGCTGATTGCCCGGTTCTACGGCACCGGGGATGAAGGGGCGCCTGGTGCTGATACGGGATCGCCTGTCGTGACGAATCTTCAGGGTGTTGTTCCGGATTCATCCGGTAACCAGAAGCTGCCGCTTGCAGAGACGGGAATGCATGTTGGGGAGAGTGCGCCGGTTACTGATGCAGGGTCTGACGGTGTACTTAGTCTGCCTGCTACTGAGGGATCAGGTGACGCAAAGGGTGCGACTGCTACTGAGGGATCAGGTGACGCAAAGGGTGCGACTGCTGCTGCATCAGGATCAGTTGGTGTACAAATGTTGCGGGATGGCGGCATCGGCCGGACTGCCGGCCGGAATGTCCCGGTCAGGTTCACGGTAGAGCTCAACAGCGCCGACACGGCCTGCCTTATGGCAGTGCCGGGCCTGGGCCCTGTCCTGTCACGCCGGATACTGAGGTACCGGGAGCTCCTGGGAGGGTATTACTGCACTTCGCAGCTTCTTGAGGTATACGGTGTTGATTCATCCCGGTACCTTCAGATAGTTCACTACCTGGATGCCGATCGATCAATGATCTCCAAACTTGACCTTTCGGAAGGGGAGTTCAGGGACCTGCTCAGGCATCCGTACCTCGATTACGACCAGGTTGTCTGGATCGTTCGCTTCCGCGAAAGCGAAATAAATACCGGTTACGATGATATTTTTATTTCACCGCTGTTTTCGCGCTTTGAGGCCGAAAGGCTGAGGTTCTACCTTGAGTGAGCAAATAACCGGGCCAAATATTTATGTTCATGGTGGATTTTTTGCCGGGATTTTTGTAATTTTAAGGCGTAAGGCAATAATGTTTGGAATAAAAATGTTTTGAAATAAACATTATTAATAATAATTTTGCGGCTCACTAAAAAAATTGCATATGATCGTTGTACCATTGAAAGAGGGCGAAAACATCGAGAGAGCTCTGAAGAAATTCAAAAGGAAGTTCGAGAAGACAGGAGTTGTAAAGGAACTGAGAAGCCGCCAGGCTTTTGCAAAACCTTCTGTCAAACGCAGGGAGCAGGTCAAAAAGGCCATATACATTCAGAAGCTGCAGCGGGAAGAAGAGTAGTTCGTCCTGCCGGTTTGTAAACGTAAGTACAAACTTTCCACAGGTTACCGGACATTTTTCCACAATGCATCATGCAAATAGATTCCTTTATTATCTACCTGAAAACTGAAAGACGGTACTCTGAGCATACGCTGAAAGCGTATGAGAATGACCTGAAACAGTTTCTGGCTTTCCTTGTTTCAGAGGGATCAGGTGAAATGATAAGAGGGTCAGAGCACAGGTACATCAGAAGGTGGATCGTGCAGATGATGGAAGAGGGAACCACCCCTGTAACAGTGAGGAGGAAGATTTCTGCCCTTGCTTCATATTACCGGTACCAGTTACGAAAAGGAGATATTGAGGCCAACCCGGTCGTTAAGGTTACACTTCCCAGGGCAGGCAGACGCCTGCCGGGATTTATCCCCGAAGATAAGATGAACATGCTTCTGGATGATGTCGATTTCGGAACGGACTATGCCGGTGTGCGCGACCGGCTTATAATTGAAATGCTTTGGTTTACCGGTATGAGAAGGTCTGAGCTGATCAGGCTTGATAACAGGGATGTGGATACCGGGGCAATGGTGATAAAAGTCCGCGGAAAAGGCAATAAGCAGCGATATGTGCCGGTTGGGCAAAGTTTTGCAGGGACCATCAGGGAGTATTTGGCAGTAAAGGCACATCAGTTCGGCACCCTGCTGCCCGGCAACCCGTTTTTTGTGACAGCCGGCAACAAAAGAATATATCCCGAACTGGTCTACCGCGTGGTAAGGAATTATCTGAAGCTTATTACAACTGTAGAGAGGAGGGGGCCGCATATGCTGAGGCATACCTTTGCAACCCATATGCTGAATCACGGCGCCGACCTGAACGCGATCAAGGACCTGCTTGGGCACGCAAGCCTCGCCGCAACGCAGGTATATACGCACAACTCATTTGAAAAACTGAAAAAGATTTATAAACAGGCTCACCCGCGAGCATAAACTAGAGGAGGAAAGCAATATGGATATCAAAATTCATTCTGTCAGGTTTGATGCAGACATCAAGCTTATTAACTTCATAAAGTCGAAGGTAAACAAGCTGGCGCAGTTCAATGATGACATTATTGCCGCTGAAGTGTTTCTCCGGCTGGAGAATTCACAGGATATGGAAAACAAGATAACAGAGATCAAGCTGGATATACCCGGCAACAGCCTCTTCGCCAAGAAGCAGGGCAAGACCTTTGAAGAGGCAACTGATCTCACGGTTGAGGCCCTCAGGAGGCAGGCCAAAAAGAAAAAGGAAAAACTGAGAAAGATATGATTTGATCCCGGTGATGCAATTGGCTGATTAACCAGTAGTTTGTATCTCCGTATCTTATCAGAAAAAATAGATTGTTATTTTTGGGTTATTGCCAAAATATTTATACATTTGCAAACCGATTTTGGAGGGTAACCTCGTGATCGTACGTTCTTTTTGATGCCGATGTAGCTCAGCTGGTCAGAGCAGCTGATTTGTAATCAGCAGGTCGGGGGTTCGAATCCGTCCATCGGCTCAAGTGTGGTAAAAGTAACAGGGGGAGATACCAAAGTGGCCAACTGGGGCAGACTGTAAATCTGCTGTCGCACGACTTCGGAGGTTCGAATCCTTCTCTCCCCACCAGTTGCACAAGCGGGAGTAGCTCAGTTGGTAGAGCATCAGCCTTCCACGCTGAGGGTCGCGGGTCCGAGTCCCGTCTCCCGCTCTTTCATTGCCGATGTAGCTCAGAGGTAGAGCGCTTCCTTGGTAAGGAAGAGGTCATGGGTTCAATTCCCATCATTGGCTCGAATATTTAATGTTTTTACAGAGTTTGAAACCAATAATTTTATATCATTTTATCTAATAATTCTGGAGTTATGGCAAAAGCAAAATTTGAAAGAACCAAACCTCACGTCAATGTCGGAACCATAGGTCACGTCGACCATGGAAAAACCACCTTGACTGCAGCGATTACACTCTTGCTTTCAAAAAAGGGCCTTTCAGAGATCAAGACCTTTGATCAGATCGACAATGCCCCCGAAGAGAAGGAGAGAGGTATTACCATCAATACTGCACACGTTGAATATCAGACCGAAGCACGTCACTATGCACACGTTGACTGCCCAGGTCACGCCGACTATGTTAAGAACATGGTTACAGGTGCCGCGCAGATGGATGGTGCAATTCTCGTTGTAGCCGGTACTGACGGACCCATGCCCCAGACACGTGAGCATATACTTCTTGCACGCCAGGTGAACGTACCCCGCCTTGTTGTTTTTATTAACAAGGTTGACATGGTTGACGATCCCGAGCTACTAGAGCTTGTTGAGATGGAAGTTCGTGAGCTGCTGAGCTTCTACGATTTTGATGGCGACAATGCACCCGTTATTCACGGTTCGGCGCTTGGCGCCCTCAACGGAGAGGAGAAGTGGGAAGAGAAGGTGATGGAGCTTATGACCGCAGTTGACGAGTTTATTCCTGTTCCCCCGAGGGATGTTGAAAAGCCTTTCCTTATGCCTGTCGAAGATGTGTTCTCGATCACGGGACGTGGTACTGTTGCCACCGGCAGGATTGAAACTGGTGTTGTTAACTCGGGCGAAGAGATGCAGCTTGTAGGCCTTGGTGCAGAAAGGAAGACTGTTGTTACAGGTGTTGAGATGTTCCGTAAGATACTTGACCGCGGTGAGGCAGGTGATAATGTAGGGCTGCTGCTCAGAGGTGTCGACAAGAAGGAGATCAAGAGGGGTATGGTTATAGCCAAGCCCGGATCGATCACTCCTCACACCAAGTTCAAGGCTGAGGTATACGTTCTGAAGAAGGATGAAGGCGGGCGTCACACTCCGTTCCACAACAATTACCGTCCGCAGTTTTTCCTGAGGACCCTTGACATTACCGGAGAGATCAAGCTTCCCGAGGGAACAGAAATGGTTATGCCCGGAGATAACGTTACGATAACAGTTGAGCTTATCTACCCCGTTGCCATCAATCAGAACCTCAGGTTTGCAATACGCGAGGGCGGACGTACCGTCGGAGCCGGACAGGTTATTGAAGTTCTGGATTAGTACCGAACAGGAAACAGGTGAATGCCCGCGGGCATTCTGCCTGTTTGCATTCCAGACACGGGTGTAGCTCAATTGGTAGAGTAGCGGTCTCCAAAACCGTTGGCTGGGAGTTCGAGTCTCTCCACCCGTGCTAATTAATTTCAACATGAGAATCAAGACATATTTTCAGGAAGCTTTTACCGAACTTGTACATAAAGTGTCCTGGCCAACATGGGCGGAGCTGCAGAATTCAGCCGTGGTGGTTATGATCGCCTCCTTCATCATAGCCATGATAGTTTTTGGAATGGATATGGTTTTTGAAAATTTTATGGAGGTTATTTACAGCATATTCTATTAATGCGGGAGTTGTAATGAGTGATAACATAAAAAAGTGGTACGTACTCAGAGCTATCGGGGGGAAGGAGAAGAAAGTCAAGGAATACCTGGAAAGTGAGATCAACAGGCTGAACCTGCAGGACTATATTTCACAGGTTCTGATCCCGACCGAAAAGGTCTATAAGATACGAAGCGGGAAAAAGATCAGCAAGGAGAGAAACTATTTCCCGGGATACGTGCTTGTTGAAGCAGTTCTTGCCGGTGAGATACCTCACATACTTCAGAATATCCCGAATGTTATCGGGTTCCTTGGCAGCAGCAAGGGCGATGAACCGGTGCCGCTGCGCCAGTCCGAGGTAAACCGCATACTCGGAAAGGTAGATGAGCTTGCTGCAAGTGAGGAGGAGATCAATGTGCCGTTTTTTGTCGGTGAAGCCGTCAAGGTTATAGATGGACCCTTCAACAGCTTTACAGGGATAATTGAGGAGGTGAATGATGAGAAGAAAAAACTCAAGGTGATGGTAAAGATATTCGGGCGCAAGACACCTCTGGAACTGAGTTTTATGCAGGTTGAGAAAGAGTAGCTGCATCTGGCAGCGATTAATCAGGAAACTGTTACGCATCCTTTCATATATATTAATTTTTCATGTATTATGAACCAACCGAATCAGGATCATGCAGAATTTTTCACAGGATCTGACAGCGGATGTTTCATATAACAAAGACGGTTATTGACAAGCTTCCAGGAAGTAACCGTTGCACAAAAAGCAAATAAAGTAAAACTATGGCAAAAGAAGTTGCTGGATTAATTAAGTTGCAGATCAGGGGTGGCGCCGCCAATCCGTCTCCTCCGGTGGGCCCGGCGCTTGGCGCCAAGGGTGTTAACATCATGGAGTTTTGCAAGCAATTTAATGCCAGGACCCAGTCAAGCGCTGGAAAACTGTTGCCGGTAATTATTACGGTCTATTCTGACAAATCGTTTGATTTTATCGTTAAGACCCCGCCGGTTGCAGTTCAGCTGATGGAAGCCTCCAAGGTACAGAAAGGTTCTTCTGAACCCAACAGTATGAAGGTGGCTTCGGTAACATGGGACCAGGTAAAAAAGATTGCCGAGGACAAAATGCCCGACCTCAACGCTTTTACTGTTGAGTCGGCAATGAAGATGGTGGCCGGTACAGCCAGGAGTATGGGGATAACCGTAAAGGGAGCTTCCCCTTTTGCTAATTGATAATTATATCTATTGATAATGACTAAACTCACTAAAAACAGAAAAGCAGCTCTGGAGAAACTTGAACCCGGTAAGCTTTACAAATTGAGCGAGGCAGCAGAGATGGTTAAGGATATAACATCCGCACGTTTTGATGCATCGGTCGATATTGATATGAGGCTTGGTGTAGACCCGAGAAAAGCCAACCAGATGGTCAGGGGAGTTGTTACCCTGCCCAACGGAACCGGCAAGGAGATACGGGTCCTGGTTTTGTGTTCACCTGACAAGGAGGAAGAGGCTAAAGCTGCCGGTGCAGATCATGTCGGTCTTGACGAGTATGTTGAGAAGATCAAGGGAGGATGGACAGATGTGGATGTTATTATAACCATGCCTTCTGTTATGGCAAAGGTAGGACAGCTCGGCCGGATACTGGGGCCACGCGGACTGATGCCTAATCCCAAGAGCGGCACGGTTACTATGGATATCGGAAAGGCCGTAACCGAGGTCAAGGCAGGTAAGATCGATTTCAAGGTAGACAAGTTTGGTATCGTTCATACTTCGATAGGTAAGGTATCTTTTGAAACTCCCAAGCTGGTTGAGAATGCCAGGGAGTTTATTCAGACCATTCTTAAGCTCAAACCTGCTGCTGCGAAAGGTACATACATAAGGAGCATATATCTTTCAAGCACTATGAGCCCCGGTCTGAAAATTGATCCTAAGTCAGTTGATTAGCAAGGCAGTTCCGGATTGAAAAATTTCCCTTCCGGGGAAATGAAAGCCACTGACTGCTTTATTAAAATTTTACAGATATGGAAGAAAAGGTTTTATATGAATTGATTTAACCGGGATTTATTCCATGTCTTATACAAATTGTTTAATGTAATCAACAATAATGAAGCGAGAAGATAAGAACGTGATTATTCAGGAGCTTACCGAAAAGCTGAACAGGTATGATCATTTTTACCTGACAAACATTTCCGACCTGAATGCGGCTGATACAAGCCTGTTGAGAAGGAAATGCTTTGACAGAAGCATCAACCTGGTGGTGGTAAAAAATACCCTGCTGAGGAAAGCACTTGAGCAATCGGAAAAAAATTTCGACAACCTGTACGATGTTCTGAAAGATTCAACATCGGTCATGTTTTCGGAAACAGCCAATGTTCCTGCCAAACTTATAAAGGAGTTCCGCAAAACGCATGAGAGGCCTTTGCTTAAGGCAGCATTCGTTGAGGAGTCCTTTTACTTTGGCGACGACCAGGTAGATATTCTTTCCCAGCTCAAGTCACGCGAAGAGCTGATAGGAGACATAATTATGCTACTCCAGTCACCCGCCAAAAATGTCGTATCGGCCCTACAGTCCGGTGGCGGCAAGCTGGCAGGAATTGTAAAAACTTTATCAGAAAAAGAGTAAAAAATCAGAACAATCAAAATTAAATTCTACAAAAAATGGCAGATTTAAAAGCGTTTGCAGAGCAATTGGTTAACTTGACTGTAAAAGAGGTAAATGAGCTGGCTCAGATCCTTAAGGATGAATATGGTATTGAGCCTGCTGCAGCTGCAGTTGCAGTTGCAGGTCCCGCTGCAGCCGAAGGTGCGGCAGCTGAAGAGAAGACACAGTTTGATGTGATACTGACAGCACCAGGTGGTGCAAAATTGCAGATAGTTAAGCTGGTTAAGGAACTGACCGGACTTGGTCTGAAAGAGGCTAAGGAGTTGGTTGACGGTGCCCCTAAGCCTGTTAAGGAAGGTGTATCAAAGGAAGAAGCCGAATCGGTCAAATCACAACTTGAAGAAGCAGGAGCAGAAGTTGAACTTAAATAGCAATTACCAGATAATATTGGTGCTTAGGGGTTTAGAATCTTGAAAATAGATTCTAACCCTTTTTATTGTTATAACTGTCAGGCTTCAACTTTAATAATTTTATAAGATGTGTGCAGCAAATAACGGAAGTAAAAGGATAAACTTTTCGTCATCAAAGATCCAACTTGAATATCCTGATTTTCTTGAAATACAGATCAAATCATTTTCCGATTTCTTTCAAATGGGAACACCACCCGAAAACCGGAAAAATGAAGGTCTGTTCAGGGTTTTTAACGAGAATTTTCCTATAACAGACACCAGGAACAATTTTGTACTTGAGTTTATCGATTATTATATTGATCCGCCCAGGTACTCCATTGAAGAGTGTATTGAGCGGGGCCTTTCATATAATGTGCCTCTGAAAGCAAAGTTGAAACTCTATTGTACCGACCCGGAACACGAGGACTTCGATACGGTGATATCTGATGTCTATCTGGGGACTGTTCCCTACATGACTGACCGGGGTACTTTTGTTATTAATGGTGCTGAAAGGGTTATAGTATCGCAGCTGCACCGTTCACCCGGTGTTTTCTTCGGGCAAAGTATACATGCCAACGGGACCAAGCTTTATTCTGCAAGGATAATTCCCTTCAAGGGATCGTGGATTGAGTTTGCGACCGACATCAACAATGTGATGTATGCCTATATAGACAGGAAGAAAAAGCTTCCCGTCACAACCCTGTTGCGTGCAATAGGCTTCGAAAGCGACAAGGATATTCTTGAGATATTTGACCTTGCCGATGACATCAAGGTATCAAAAACAGCTCTCAAAAAGAATGTTGGCAGGAAACTTGCCGCCAGGGTGCTTAAGACATGGGTTGAGGATTTTGTTGATGAAGACACCGGCGAGGTCGTATCCATAGAAAGGAACGAGGTGATTATTGACCGTGAAACGGTTCTCGAGAATGACCATATTGAAGAGATAATCGATTCCGGGGCACAAAATATACTTCTCCACAAGGAGAACCAGAATCTGGCGGACTTTGCAATAATATACAATACCCTTCAAAAGGATCCCTGTAACTCTGAAAAGGAGGCTGTGCTGCATATTTACAGGCAGCTGAGGAATTCAGAACCACCCGATGAGACTACGGCACGCGATGTTATCGAAAAGCTCTTCTTTTCCGACAAACGTTATGACCTGGGTGATGTGGGTCGCTACAGGATAAACAGGAAGCTCGGACTTGATACAGATATTGACACCAAGGTGCTTACCAGGGAAGATATTATCAGCATCATAAAGTATCTGATCGAACTGATAAATTCAAAGACAGATGTTGATGATATTGATCATCTCAGTAACAGGCGCGTGAGGACGGTGGGAGAGCAGATGGCTAATCAGTTCGGAGTGGGACTGGCACGTATGGCACGTACGATCAGGGAAAGAATGAATGTTCGTGACAACGAGGTGTTTACTCCGATTGACCTGATAAACTCGAAGACCCTTTCATCGGTAATAAACTCATTTTTTGGGACGAACCAGCTTTCTCAGTTCATGGACCAGACCAACCCGCTGGCCGAGATGACTCACAAACG
Coding sequences within:
- a CDS encoding alanine:cation symporter family protein — translated: MTPELTTAEKINAWFEPLVEMLSAVLFWDPVAAMGIDIGARVPLVVIWLIFGGAFFTLRMGFINIRGFRHAVGLVCGRYDKPGDHGEVSKFQALSTALSATVGLGNIAGVAIAMAIGGPGATLWMIMAGFFGMSLKFTECTLGMKYRVIDENGEVSGGPMYYLRDALAKRNLKYTGKVLAFVFAVMMVVASFGGGNMFQSNQAFSQLVYLFPPMERMGFVFGLVLALLVGIVIIGGIKSIARVTSRIVPFMAVLYVGTSLVIIIMNIGQIGEVFSLIVRGAFSAPALKGGVIGVLITGFQRGAFSNEAGLGSASIAHSAAKTDEPVSEGFVALLEPFIDTVIICTMTAMVIIFTGMYKNPGGLEGAPLTSAAFATVFSWFPYLLGLAILLFAFSTMISWSYYGLKGFDFLLGGFSVRLFGSKKVAAVTFQLLFLFFIVVGASSNLGSVIDFSDMMILSLAFPNIAGLIILAPEVKKDLESYLKRLRSGEIKPCR
- a CDS encoding helix-hairpin-helix domain-containing protein: MVTYVCNKLCTHRTNSTGMEKLRQFLASWLTFTRSERNGATALAVIMMLLLVLPWLYEVVRGPAVYEPDQELLELIARFYGTGDEGAPGADTGSPVVTNLQGVVPDSSGNQKLPLAETGMHVGESAPVTDAGSDGVLSLPATEGSGDAKGATATEGSGDAKGATAAASGSVGVQMLRDGGIGRTAGRNVPVRFTVELNSADTACLMAVPGLGPVLSRRILRYRELLGGYYCTSQLLEVYGVDSSRYLQIVHYLDADRSMISKLDLSEGEFRDLLRHPYLDYDQVVWIVRFRESEINTGYDDIFISPLFSRFEAERLRFYLE
- a CDS encoding 30S ribosomal protein S21; this translates as MIVVPLKEGENIERALKKFKRKFEKTGVVKELRSRQAFAKPSVKRREQVKKAIYIQKLQREEE
- a CDS encoding HPF/RaiA family ribosome-associated protein — translated: MDIKIHSVRFDADIKLINFIKSKVNKLAQFNDDIIAAEVFLRLENSQDMENKITEIKLDIPGNSLFAKKQGKTFEEATDLTVEALRRQAKKKKEKLRKI
- the tuf gene encoding elongation factor Tu, with protein sequence MAKAKFERTKPHVNVGTIGHVDHGKTTLTAAITLLLSKKGLSEIKTFDQIDNAPEEKERGITINTAHVEYQTEARHYAHVDCPGHADYVKNMVTGAAQMDGAILVVAGTDGPMPQTREHILLARQVNVPRLVVFINKVDMVDDPELLELVEMEVRELLSFYDFDGDNAPVIHGSALGALNGEEKWEEKVMELMTAVDEFIPVPPRDVEKPFLMPVEDVFSITGRGTVATGRIETGVVNSGEEMQLVGLGAERKTVVTGVEMFRKILDRGEAGDNVGLLLRGVDKKEIKRGMVIAKPGSITPHTKFKAEVYVLKKDEGGRHTPFHNNYRPQFFLRTLDITGEIKLPEGTEMVMPGDNVTITVELIYPVAINQNLRFAIREGGRTVGAGQVIEVLD
- the secE gene encoding preprotein translocase subunit SecE; protein product: MRIKTYFQEAFTELVHKVSWPTWAELQNSAVVVMIASFIIAMIVFGMDMVFENFMEVIYSIFY
- the nusG gene encoding transcription termination/antitermination factor NusG encodes the protein MSDNIKKWYVLRAIGGKEKKVKEYLESEINRLNLQDYISQVLIPTEKVYKIRSGKKISKERNYFPGYVLVEAVLAGEIPHILQNIPNVIGFLGSSKGDEPVPLRQSEVNRILGKVDELAASEEEINVPFFVGEAVKVIDGPFNSFTGIIEEVNDEKKKLKVMVKIFGRKTPLELSFMQVEKE
- the rplK gene encoding 50S ribosomal protein L11: MAKEVAGLIKLQIRGGAANPSPPVGPALGAKGVNIMEFCKQFNARTQSSAGKLLPVIITVYSDKSFDFIVKTPPVAVQLMEASKVQKGSSEPNSMKVASVTWDQVKKIAEDKMPDLNAFTVESAMKMVAGTARSMGITVKGASPFAN
- a CDS encoding 50S ribosomal protein L1 encodes the protein MTKLTKNRKAALEKLEPGKLYKLSEAAEMVKDITSARFDASVDIDMRLGVDPRKANQMVRGVVTLPNGTGKEIRVLVLCSPDKEEEAKAAGADHVGLDEYVEKIKGGWTDVDVIITMPSVMAKVGQLGRILGPRGLMPNPKSGTVTMDIGKAVTEVKAGKIDFKVDKFGIVHTSIGKVSFETPKLVENAREFIQTILKLKPAAAKGTYIRSIYLSSTMSPGLKIDPKSVD
- a CDS encoding 50S ribosomal protein L10; this translates as MKREDKNVIIQELTEKLNRYDHFYLTNISDLNAADTSLLRRKCFDRSINLVVVKNTLLRKALEQSEKNFDNLYDVLKDSTSVMFSETANVPAKLIKEFRKTHERPLLKAAFVEESFYFGDDQVDILSQLKSREELIGDIIMLLQSPAKNVVSALQSGGGKLAGIVKTLSEKE
- a CDS encoding 50S ribosomal protein L7/L12, which codes for MADLKAFAEQLVNLTVKEVNELAQILKDEYGIEPAAAAVAVAGPAAAEGAAAEEKTQFDVILTAPGGAKLQIVKLVKELTGLGLKEAKELVDGAPKPVKEGVSKEEAESVKSQLEEAGAEVELK